A stretch of the Pelodiscus sinensis isolate JC-2024 chromosome 8, ASM4963464v1, whole genome shotgun sequence genome encodes the following:
- the PPP1R3C gene encoding protein phosphatase 1 regulatory subunit 3C, with translation MIQILDPRPLPSSIMPVDVAMRICLAHSPPLKRILSPLDDYPRRNFVNRFKPLRPCLNVKRESECRNNSDWNRSPSRAKKRVVFADSKGLSLTAIHVFSEIQEHPVWDLQFDLSDLEDITAGLKLHEERNLILGFPQPSADYLDFRNRLQKNFVCLENCTLQERAVAGTVKVKNMSYEKVVQVRITFDTWKTYTDVDCVYMNNVYGDSDSDTFSFAIELPAAIPTQEKIEFCISYQSGKHIFWDNNEGQNYKIVHAEWKPDGVQAPASTKRDCTVHKIPRMTQDCEQFGSPRMSNGLFPEWQSWGRIENSAPYW, from the coding sequence ATGATACAGATCTTGGACCCAAGACCTTTGCCCAGCTCCATCATGCCTGTTGATGTGGCCATGAGAATCTGCTTAGCCCATTCACCACCTCTGAAGAGAATTCTCAGCCCTCTTGATGACTATCCAAGAAGAAACTTTGTTAACAGATTCAAGCCTCTCAGACCATGTCTCAATGTGAAACGTGAATCTGAGTGTCGAAACAATAGTGACTGGAACCGCTCCCCAAGTCGAGCCAAGAAACGAGTCGTGTTTGCAGATTCAAAGGGACTATCTCTGACTGCAATCCATGTCTTCTCTGAAATCCAGGAACATCCGGTCTGGGATCTTCAGTTTGACTTGTCGGATCTTGAAGACATAACTGCTGGTTTAAAACTACATGAAGAGAGAAATTTGATTCTAGGTTTCCCTCAACCTTCAGCTGATTACTTAGATTTCCGGAATCgcttgcagaagaactttgtctGTCTTGAGAATTGCACCCTCCAAGAGAGGGCGGTGGCAGGGACTGTGAAAGtgaaaaacatgagctatgagaagGTGGTTCAGGTTCGAATTACCTTTGATACATGGAAAACATACACAGATGTAGATTGTGTCTACATGAACAATGTGTATGGAGACTCTGACAGTGACACCTTCTCATTTGCCATTGAGCTGCCCGCAGCCATTCCCACTCAAGAAAAGATTGAGTTCTGCATTTCTTACCAAAGTGGCAAGCATATCTTCTGGGACAATAATGAGGGACAGAACTACAAGATTGTCCATGCAGAATGGAAACCTGATGGTGTCCAAGCACCAGCATCTACTAAGAGAGACTGCACAGTTCATAAGATTCCAAGGATGACCCAAGATTGTGAGCAGTTTGGCAGTCCAAGGATGTCAAATGGCCTGTTTCCGGAGTGGCAAAGCTGGGGTAGAATTGAAAACTCAGCTCCATATTGGTGA